A stretch of Paraburkholderia phenazinium DNA encodes these proteins:
- a CDS encoding aldehyde dehydrogenase, translated as MQRYQMYINGESRASVNGEWFETENPFTGEAWAEVARGSRTDVDHAVNAAHAAFVSGPWAQMSASQRGMLLHRVGDLIARDARRLAELEVRDNGKLMAEMYAQCQYIPQWYYYFGGLADKIQGSVIPLDKKGFFNFTRHEPLGVVAAITPWNSPLLLASWKIAPALAAGCTVVIKPSEFTSVSTIEFAKLFEEAGFPPGVINVVTGFGADVGAPLVEHPLVKKITFTGAETTGRAVNEAAARQFKHVSLELGGKSPNIVFEDADLEDAVNGAVSGIFAATGQTCIAGSRLLVQESIYDEFVDRLLTLARTARMGDPSSPDTQVGPVTTRPQYKKVLSYIDIAKQDGATLLLGGKPGTAPECGNGWFVEPTIFGNVSNSMRIAQEEVFGPILSVIKFKNEDEAVSIANDVRFGLGSGVWTKDIGRSIRMSEKIQAGIVWVNTYRAVSYMSPFGGYKESGLGRENGIDAIREYLQTKSVWINSGVKTTNPFILR; from the coding sequence ATGCAACGTTACCAAATGTACATCAATGGTGAGTCCCGCGCTTCGGTGAACGGCGAATGGTTCGAAACAGAAAACCCCTTTACAGGTGAAGCCTGGGCAGAGGTCGCCAGAGGAAGCCGCACTGATGTCGATCATGCCGTGAATGCGGCTCACGCCGCATTCGTCTCAGGGCCATGGGCGCAAATGTCTGCAAGTCAACGAGGCATGCTGCTACACCGTGTTGGTGACCTGATCGCACGCGACGCCAGGCGGCTCGCCGAACTTGAGGTACGCGATAACGGCAAACTCATGGCCGAGATGTATGCCCAATGCCAGTACATCCCGCAGTGGTACTATTACTTTGGCGGCCTCGCCGACAAGATTCAGGGAAGCGTTATTCCGCTCGATAAAAAGGGCTTTTTCAACTTTACTCGTCATGAACCTCTGGGCGTGGTTGCCGCCATCACGCCATGGAACTCGCCTCTCCTTTTGGCATCCTGGAAAATCGCTCCCGCACTTGCTGCGGGCTGCACTGTTGTCATCAAGCCATCGGAATTCACATCCGTCTCAACGATTGAATTTGCGAAGCTGTTCGAGGAAGCTGGTTTTCCGCCGGGAGTAATCAACGTCGTCACCGGCTTTGGCGCCGATGTCGGAGCCCCCCTGGTCGAACATCCGCTGGTCAAGAAAATCACGTTCACCGGTGCCGAGACGACCGGCAGAGCCGTTAACGAAGCAGCGGCACGTCAGTTCAAGCACGTCAGCCTTGAACTCGGCGGTAAATCTCCGAATATCGTATTCGAGGATGCGGACCTCGAAGATGCTGTGAACGGTGCGGTGTCCGGCATCTTCGCGGCAACGGGTCAGACGTGCATCGCTGGATCACGTCTTCTTGTTCAGGAAAGCATTTACGACGAATTTGTAGATAGGCTGCTGACCCTCGCTCGCACTGCGCGAATGGGGGATCCGTCAAGCCCGGATACACAAGTTGGCCCCGTGACCACTCGACCGCAGTATAAGAAAGTCCTCTCCTATATCGATATAGCAAAGCAGGATGGTGCGACACTGCTGCTGGGCGGCAAGCCGGGCACCGCGCCTGAATGTGGGAATGGATGGTTCGTTGAGCCTACCATTTTCGGAAATGTCAGCAACAGTATGCGCATTGCACAGGAAGAAGTCTTTGGCCCGATTCTCTCTGTTATCAAGTTCAAGAACGAGGACGAGGCCGTTTCGATCGCAAACGACGTCCGTTTCGGCTTGGGTTCGGGGGTATGGACAAAAGACATCGGTCGCTCAATTCGCATGTCAGAGAAGATTCAAGCTGGCATCGTGTGGGTGAACACTTATCGCGCTGTCAGCTACATGTCGCCATTTGGGGGATACAAAGAGTCCGGTCTGGGCCGTGAGAACGGTATCGACGCGATCAGGGAATACCTACAAACCAAGAGTGTCTGGATCAACAGCGGCGTCAAGACGACAAACCCGTTCATATTGCGCTGA
- a CDS encoding crotonase/enoyl-CoA hydratase family protein — protein sequence MTNFLEVTRDGAVLTLAMNAPDTRNALTGNTAIPEFLAECDRINSDVSIRAVIITGYNGMFCSGGNLKDMRRYFDDELTQAQIAIEYRTGIQRLTRAIYGLDVPTIAAVNGPAIGAGCDLSCMCDIRIASERATFAESFIKVGIVPGDGGAWLLTRTIGRSRAAEMAFTGDMLSADEALRIGLVSQVVSSEDLLEAAQKLAARIVRHPGATLRMTKRLMRESQDSGLDTILEMSATMQALAHKSPEHREAVTAFIEKRAPRFPE from the coding sequence ATGACCAACTTTCTTGAAGTCACACGCGACGGTGCAGTGCTTACCTTGGCAATGAATGCGCCAGACACGCGCAACGCGCTCACGGGCAATACGGCCATACCGGAGTTTCTTGCTGAATGCGATCGGATCAACAGCGACGTGTCCATACGGGCAGTCATCATTACCGGATATAACGGTATGTTCTGTTCCGGGGGTAACCTCAAGGACATGCGGCGATATTTCGATGACGAGCTCACTCAAGCGCAGATCGCAATCGAGTATCGCACCGGAATACAGCGCCTCACGCGTGCCATCTACGGTCTGGATGTCCCAACCATTGCCGCAGTGAACGGCCCAGCCATTGGTGCTGGCTGCGACCTTAGTTGTATGTGCGATATCCGCATCGCTTCGGAGAGAGCAACTTTCGCCGAGAGCTTCATCAAGGTCGGAATTGTTCCGGGGGATGGCGGTGCATGGTTGTTGACCCGAACTATCGGTCGTTCTCGCGCGGCCGAAATGGCTTTCACTGGCGACATGCTCAGCGCCGATGAGGCACTACGGATTGGCCTCGTTTCTCAGGTCGTTTCATCGGAGGACCTGCTGGAAGCGGCCCAAAAGCTTGCTGCCCGAATCGTTCGCCACCCCGGGGCAACGCTGCGAATGACCAAACGGCTGATGCGCGAAAGTCAAGATAGTGGACTGGATACGATACTCGAAATGTCGGCGACTATGCAGGCCCTGGCGCACAAGTCACCGGAGCACCGCGAGGCAGTGACGGCGTTCATCGAGAAACGCGCCCCTCGATTCCCGGAGTGA
- a CDS encoding acyl-CoA dehydrogenase family protein codes for MNDIFADSFDRLLAGECPASTVRQIESGESFSGLWEALTESAFADLLVPESAGGAGLSLLDASPLIAACGRYALPVPLAYTMLVRALLDRKNLETLAGPVTIAASAVRHTGDVFHCDNVPFGHVSEWIMVEESGLCQLWSLEAADVESDGIEGSLDASATWSKRPRSIPLFCNGTRMSGAAVTALLISGALEKVLEMTISHANERSQFGRPIGKFQAIQQQVSVLAELTFAARMASRLACSPSSATPIASGVAIAKAYASQAAATAASIAHAVHGAIGITAEHDLNLYTRRLHAWRRAFGAETAWYAEIGAAWLGGNDSALDFVRNAIPPSASYADSTSEL; via the coding sequence ATGAACGATATTTTTGCAGACTCATTTGATCGCCTTCTCGCGGGCGAGTGCCCGGCAAGTACCGTCCGGCAAATCGAGTCAGGAGAAAGCTTTTCCGGCCTCTGGGAAGCGCTGACCGAGAGCGCCTTTGCAGACCTGCTAGTGCCCGAGAGCGCCGGCGGCGCCGGACTATCGCTGCTCGATGCATCACCACTGATTGCTGCATGCGGCCGATATGCCCTTCCCGTGCCTTTGGCGTACACCATGCTCGTGCGTGCGTTGCTCGACCGCAAAAACCTCGAGACGCTCGCGGGTCCCGTTACGATTGCGGCAAGCGCTGTCAGGCACACCGGAGACGTGTTCCATTGTGACAATGTACCGTTCGGTCACGTCAGTGAATGGATCATGGTGGAGGAAAGCGGGCTTTGCCAGTTGTGGTCACTTGAAGCCGCCGATGTCGAAAGTGACGGCATTGAGGGAAGTCTCGACGCGTCGGCGACGTGGTCAAAGCGGCCTCGCTCGATCCCTCTTTTCTGCAACGGAACGCGAATGTCTGGTGCCGCTGTCACCGCGCTGTTGATCTCCGGCGCGCTGGAAAAAGTGCTGGAAATGACGATTTCCCATGCAAACGAACGCTCACAGTTCGGTCGCCCCATAGGCAAGTTTCAGGCAATCCAGCAACAGGTCAGTGTATTGGCAGAACTGACCTTTGCAGCACGAATGGCTTCCCGATTGGCGTGTTCTCCGTCGAGTGCGACACCAATCGCCAGCGGCGTCGCAATAGCTAAAGCTTACGCGAGTCAGGCCGCAGCTACTGCTGCCAGTATCGCCCACGCCGTCCATGGAGCAATCGGCATTACGGCTGAACACGACCTGAATCTATACACGCGCAGGTTGCACGCGTGGCGTCGCGCATTCGGAGCCGAAACGGCCTGGTATGCCGAGATCGGCGCGGCTTGGCTTGGTGGCAACGATTCTGCTCTCGATTTTGTTCGAAACGCAATTCCGCCCAGTGCGTCGTACGCCGACTCAACCAGTGAGTTATGA
- a CDS encoding acyl-CoA dehydrogenase family protein, producing the protein MIESLDYVCLPDEAEALRSEVRAFLAEHLMNVPANQRARSWMGFSAEFSRALGRRGWLGLTLPRSYGSAELGAFSRFVLVEELLNAGAPVGAHWIADRQSGPLILSYGTEAQKQFYLPRISRGEAFFCIGMSEPNVGSDLASVRTQARRTSDGWILSGQKIWTTQAHRSHYMIALVRTSGSPEDRQKGLSQLIVDLSLPGVVVRPIRDLTGDSHFCEVFFDDVHLGGDALIGTEGDGWRQVTAELAFERSGPERIYSSIVLLNEWASYLRRCGAIDRLEYVAAGRLLSSLVTLRAMSISIVAKLQAGESPATVAALTKDLGTEFEQLVPAVIADLVSAVDSRTGHDGPPSPELLQTLAYITHVAPSFSLRGGTREILRGMIARGLGLR; encoded by the coding sequence ATGATCGAATCACTTGACTATGTCTGTCTCCCGGACGAAGCGGAAGCCTTACGCAGCGAGGTTCGCGCCTTCCTGGCCGAGCACCTCATGAATGTTCCGGCGAACCAACGTGCCCGCTCTTGGATGGGCTTCTCCGCAGAATTTAGTCGAGCCTTGGGCCGCCGTGGCTGGCTCGGTTTAACGTTGCCGCGCAGCTACGGAAGCGCAGAACTGGGTGCATTTTCTCGCTTTGTTCTTGTAGAAGAACTACTTAACGCGGGGGCACCGGTCGGTGCCCACTGGATTGCCGACCGTCAAAGCGGCCCGCTCATCTTGTCGTACGGAACTGAAGCCCAGAAGCAATTTTATCTGCCCCGCATTAGCCGAGGCGAAGCGTTCTTTTGCATCGGCATGAGCGAGCCCAATGTTGGATCCGATTTGGCGAGTGTCCGTACCCAGGCACGCCGCACGAGTGACGGCTGGATTCTATCTGGGCAAAAAATCTGGACAACGCAGGCGCATCGATCACATTACATGATCGCACTAGTGCGGACCTCGGGATCGCCGGAGGACCGCCAGAAAGGTCTTTCGCAGCTCATTGTCGATCTTTCGCTTCCAGGGGTGGTCGTGCGGCCAATCAGGGATCTAACAGGCGACAGCCACTTCTGTGAAGTGTTTTTCGACGATGTGCATCTTGGCGGAGACGCCCTCATTGGAACAGAAGGGGATGGGTGGCGACAGGTGACCGCCGAACTGGCCTTTGAGCGCAGCGGTCCTGAACGGATCTATTCCAGCATCGTGCTGCTGAATGAGTGGGCTAGCTATCTGCGGCGGTGTGGAGCAATCGATCGTCTCGAATACGTCGCAGCAGGCCGACTTCTGAGTTCGCTTGTCACGCTTCGGGCAATGTCCATTTCAATCGTCGCGAAACTTCAGGCAGGTGAAAGTCCGGCGACCGTGGCCGCGTTGACGAAAGACCTCGGCACGGAGTTCGAACAGCTAGTGCCCGCTGTGATCGCCGACCTCGTGTCGGCAGTAGACAGCAGAACCGGACACGACGGGCCGCCATCCCCGGAGTTGCTTCAGACACTCGCATACATCACACACGTCGCGCCCTCGTTCTCTCTCCGGGGCGGTACGCGCGAGATTTTGCGCGGAATGATTGCCCGTGGTTTGGGTCTGCGCTAA
- a CDS encoding CaiB/BaiF CoA transferase family protein, translated as MKDGGDKMASALSEIRVLDLSRVLAGPWAAQTLGDMGAEVIKVERPNTGDDTRTWGPPYVKDANGELTRESAYFMCTNRNKKSVTIDFTRPEGQELVRQLAAKSDIVIENFKVGGLKQYGLDYASLSAINPRLIYCSITGFGQTGPYAPRPGYDFLIQAMGGLMSITGHGDSEPGGGPMKVGVALTDVMTGLYAAIAILGALAARSGTGRGQHIDMSLLDVQVACLANQAMNYLHGGVIPGRLGNAHPNVVPYQDFPTADGNMILAIGNDTQFAKLCAVLERPELLSDSRFASNAARVANRNELVQTLRDITVQRTTDTWLAQLESTGVPSGPVNTLDRVFRDPQVIHRNLKIEMEHTQAGPLPLLASPVRLSDTPVEYRLPPPLLGEHTNDVLSTVLNLTPEVLARLTSENVI; from the coding sequence ATGAAGGACGGAGGAGACAAAATGGCCAGTGCATTGTCTGAGATCAGAGTATTAGACCTGTCGCGCGTGTTGGCGGGTCCATGGGCGGCTCAGACGCTTGGAGACATGGGTGCAGAAGTCATCAAAGTTGAGCGTCCCAATACTGGTGATGACACGCGCACTTGGGGGCCGCCTTACGTGAAGGACGCAAACGGCGAACTGACCCGAGAGTCGGCCTATTTCATGTGCACGAATCGCAACAAGAAGTCCGTCACTATCGACTTCACCCGCCCCGAAGGTCAGGAGCTTGTGAGGCAACTAGCAGCGAAATCGGACATTGTTATCGAGAACTTCAAGGTAGGTGGCCTCAAGCAGTACGGTCTCGACTACGCGTCCCTAAGCGCTATTAATCCACGTCTCATCTATTGCTCGATTACTGGCTTTGGACAAACTGGCCCCTACGCGCCTCGGCCAGGCTATGACTTTCTGATCCAGGCCATGGGTGGCCTGATGAGCATCACCGGTCATGGCGATAGCGAGCCGGGTGGTGGCCCGATGAAGGTCGGCGTGGCTTTGACGGATGTTATGACCGGGCTATATGCAGCCATCGCAATCTTGGGTGCACTTGCCGCCCGGAGCGGCACGGGTCGCGGTCAGCACATCGACATGAGTCTGCTCGATGTCCAGGTGGCCTGCCTCGCTAATCAGGCTATGAACTACCTTCATGGCGGTGTCATTCCAGGACGCCTCGGCAACGCTCACCCGAACGTAGTTCCCTACCAGGACTTTCCGACTGCCGATGGGAACATGATCCTGGCTATCGGTAACGACACCCAGTTTGCAAAGCTCTGTGCGGTGCTTGAACGGCCGGAACTGCTGTCCGACAGTCGCTTCGCGTCTAACGCCGCTCGCGTCGCGAATCGCAACGAGCTAGTCCAGACCCTGCGCGACATTACCGTTCAACGTACGACAGACACCTGGCTCGCCCAACTCGAATCGACTGGTGTGCCAAGTGGACCCGTCAACACGCTTGATCGCGTATTCCGCGATCCTCAGGTCATCCACCGCAACCTCAAAATCGAAATGGAGCATACCCAGGCGGGGCCTCTCCCCCTCCTTGCCAGCCCGGTGCGGCTGTCGGACACGCCCGTGGAATATCGGTTGCCCCCGCCCCTCCTGGGCGAGCACACCAACGACGTGCTTTCAACGGTCCTCAATCTCACCCCTGAAGTGCTGGCCCGTCTCACCTCCGAAAACGTTATCTGA
- a CDS encoding SDR family NAD(P)-dependent oxidoreductase, with the protein MKSLEGRKALVVAGAKGIAKACVERFAAAGAEVCFSDINAQAGFALAEKLQEAGYKASFFVSDAGDSKQVRELVKSAIDTMGTIDVLLNSAGVATPQDLLDITEEEYDRTLNVNLKSAFVASQEVARHLLANKSTGVIINMSSVNSVMTIPSILVYNVSKGGINQLTRNMAVTLAPHGIRVNAIGPGTIETELVRSTVLSSEEAMAKIMSRTPMGRLGQPEEMASIAVFLASDESSYITGQIIFADGGRMGLNYTC; encoded by the coding sequence ATGAAATCCCTCGAAGGTAGAAAGGCACTCGTGGTTGCGGGTGCGAAGGGCATTGCCAAGGCGTGTGTAGAACGATTTGCCGCTGCTGGAGCAGAAGTCTGTTTCTCCGATATCAACGCCCAGGCCGGCTTTGCGCTCGCTGAAAAACTTCAGGAGGCCGGCTATAAGGCAAGCTTCTTCGTGTCAGATGCGGGTGATTCGAAACAGGTCCGGGAACTGGTGAAGTCGGCTATTGACACGATGGGCACCATCGATGTTCTGCTTAACAGTGCAGGCGTGGCAACGCCGCAGGATCTGCTTGACATCACCGAAGAGGAATATGACCGGACGCTCAACGTCAATCTGAAATCGGCATTTGTGGCGAGTCAGGAAGTGGCACGCCACCTTCTGGCCAATAAGAGCACGGGGGTGATCATCAACATGTCCTCGGTCAATTCCGTCATGACGATTCCCAGCATCCTGGTCTACAACGTCTCGAAGGGCGGCATCAACCAGCTGACGAGAAACATGGCGGTCACGCTAGCTCCTCATGGCATCCGCGTGAATGCAATCGGTCCTGGCACCATCGAAACTGAGCTCGTGCGATCGACCGTGTTGTCGTCCGAAGAAGCCATGGCGAAGATCATGTCACGCACACCGATGGGTAGGCTCGGCCAACCGGAGGAAATGGCCTCGATCGCCGTGTTCCTCGCGAGTGATGAGTCATCCTATATCACCGGACAAATCATCTTCGCAGATGGCGGCCGTATGGGTCTCAACTACACCTGCTGA
- a CDS encoding hydantoinase/oxoprolinase family protein, with the protein MRLSSDIGGTFTDIVVERDGERLTSKVLTTPGEPERAVIDGTLSLLAEHEISPSDVDLFIHGTTLATNAIIERKGALTAVIGTEGFRDTLDIADEGRFDQYDIFIDKPAALIPRSRRFTVIERVNARGDVVLPLDDKSVHALAPELRRMGIKSVAVALLHSYANPQHEQRVREILAEQCPDIAVTLSYEVCPEVREYERTSTAVANAYVQPLMAGYLQRLGKELVTRGFDCPVYLMTSGGGLTTLETAARFPIRLVESGPAGGAILASYVAAQCDEHKVVSFDMGGTTAKICLIEDQKPQSSRTFEVDRAARFLRGSGLPLRIPVIEMIEIGAGGGSIAHVDTLKRIAVGPESAGSEPGPACYGRGGEEPTVTDSNLCIGRIDPDRFAGGKMKLYPDRSAAALTRAIGQKLDLSVHHSAYGVLEMVDENMANAARVHSVERGKDIATHTMIAFGGAAPLHAARLAEKLGMRRVIIPANAGVGSAVGFLRAPIAFEVVRSRYMTLSTFDAGQANRLIDQMRQEASAVVRAGAGDSELVEVCEAFMRYKGQGHEIVVRVPARELTAGDAESLRDAFEKEYIALFSRAIPHAIVEILTWTFSVSTIAEKPDITRRGPVTATEATPVGERTLFDPDSDKSITVPVYAREQMEVGNTLTGPAIIAEYETTTFVPATFSASVNDRLCIVLEKSVSQGESR; encoded by the coding sequence GTGAGATTGTCATCTGATATAGGCGGTACTTTTACAGACATCGTAGTGGAGCGTGATGGCGAGCGACTCACAAGCAAGGTGCTGACGACGCCTGGCGAGCCGGAGCGAGCAGTGATCGACGGCACACTTTCCTTGCTCGCGGAGCATGAAATCTCCCCGTCTGACGTCGATCTTTTCATTCACGGAACGACACTCGCGACCAATGCGATTATCGAGCGCAAGGGTGCATTGACCGCTGTTATCGGCACGGAAGGTTTCAGGGACACCCTGGACATCGCCGACGAAGGACGCTTTGATCAATACGACATTTTCATCGACAAACCCGCGGCGCTGATTCCGCGGTCGCGTCGATTCACAGTGATTGAGCGTGTCAACGCGCGCGGCGACGTCGTATTGCCACTTGACGACAAGTCGGTTCACGCATTGGCTCCCGAGCTCAGGCGTATGGGGATCAAGAGCGTCGCGGTTGCGTTGCTGCATTCGTATGCCAACCCGCAGCACGAACAGCGCGTTCGGGAAATCCTTGCAGAACAGTGTCCCGACATTGCCGTCACTCTCTCGTACGAAGTTTGTCCCGAAGTGCGCGAATACGAACGGACCTCGACAGCAGTTGCAAACGCCTATGTGCAGCCGCTGATGGCGGGGTATCTGCAGCGGCTCGGAAAGGAGCTCGTAACACGTGGTTTCGATTGCCCGGTGTACCTGATGACGTCGGGTGGTGGCCTGACGACCCTTGAGACTGCCGCACGTTTCCCGATCCGCCTGGTGGAGAGCGGTCCGGCGGGCGGTGCCATCCTTGCGTCGTACGTTGCGGCCCAATGTGACGAGCACAAGGTCGTCTCGTTCGACATGGGTGGTACCACGGCGAAGATCTGTCTCATCGAAGATCAGAAACCTCAATCGTCCCGCACCTTCGAAGTCGACCGCGCAGCGCGATTCCTGCGTGGTAGTGGACTGCCGTTGCGCATTCCCGTGATCGAAATGATAGAGATCGGTGCAGGGGGGGGGTCCATTGCCCATGTCGACACATTGAAGCGCATTGCGGTCGGGCCCGAGAGCGCAGGCTCCGAGCCGGGGCCCGCCTGTTATGGTCGCGGTGGAGAAGAGCCAACGGTCACGGATTCGAATCTTTGCATCGGTCGAATCGATCCCGATCGTTTTGCTGGCGGCAAGATGAAGCTCTATCCGGACCGCTCGGCAGCCGCCCTGACACGAGCGATCGGGCAGAAGCTCGACCTTTCCGTGCACCACTCGGCCTACGGTGTCCTTGAAATGGTCGATGAAAACATGGCCAATGCTGCACGAGTGCACTCTGTGGAACGCGGCAAAGACATCGCGACACATACGATGATTGCCTTCGGCGGTGCGGCACCCCTGCACGCGGCTCGTCTTGCCGAGAAGCTGGGAATGAGAAGGGTGATCATCCCGGCAAACGCCGGTGTGGGATCTGCGGTCGGGTTTCTCCGGGCGCCGATTGCTTTCGAGGTCGTACGAAGCCGCTACATGACGTTGTCGACATTCGATGCGGGTCAGGCCAATCGACTCATCGACCAGATGCGTCAGGAGGCCAGTGCAGTTGTGCGCGCCGGTGCGGGCGACAGCGAACTTGTGGAAGTATGCGAAGCATTCATGCGCTACAAGGGCCAAGGACACGAGATCGTGGTGCGTGTGCCGGCGCGCGAGTTGACGGCAGGCGATGCGGAGTCGCTTAGAGATGCTTTCGAAAAGGAATATATCGCATTGTTCTCGCGTGCAATTCCACACGCAATTGTCGAAATACTGACTTGGACGTTTTCGGTTAGCACGATAGCGGAAAAGCCCGATATCACGCGAAGGGGACCGGTGACGGCGACAGAGGCAACACCGGTCGGTGAACGAACCCTGTTCGACCCGGACTCGGACAAATCGATCACCGTTCCGGTCTATGCGCGAGAACAGATGGAAGTCGGCAACACGCTTACTGGGCCGGCCATTATCGCTGAATATGAGACGACGACGTTCGTGCCAGCGACCTTTAGCGCGTCCGTCAACGATCGACTCTGCATTGTGCTCGAGAAGAGCGTCTCCCAGGGAGAGTCAAGATGA
- a CDS encoding hydantoinase B/oxoprolinase family protein has protein sequence MKSEVRQGGLYEIRRQIMWNRLLAVVEEQAQTLLRTAFSTIVRESGDLSAGVFDLQGRMLAQAVTGTPGHVNSMAESVGHFLKAFPADSMKAGDVYCTNDPWKGTGHLNDLVVVTPAFHDGTLVALFASTSHLMDIGGIGTVPDGTDVFMEGLAVPFMKLFDAGVLNETLMAIFKANTRTPVDTEGDIYSLVNCNAIGARRLSDMMREFNLDSLDELGRHILESSRAAVLAAVKELPKGSWTSSMTIDGYSEPVTLTARTTITESGIAVDFAGSSPASGKGINCPMSYTKAYAIFGLSCAVAPHIPNNAGSLSLFDVVAPEGSIVNALKPSPVASRHIVGQMLPDVVFGCLHQAIPDRVPAEGTSCIYLMTFRGRDGGSNGAFASSIVTNGGVGARPGKDGLSATAYPSGVKGTPIEIVETTTPLMFWKKELRPGSGGAGQWRGGNGLDIEIENISSSPIELLAAFDRIEHPPRGRNEGQDGASGYLGMRDSDRVMAGKGTQVIQPGEVIQLRTPGGGGIGNPKLRDKTAERLDVENDLVIR, from the coding sequence ATGAAATCGGAAGTCAGGCAAGGTGGACTGTACGAGATCCGCCGTCAGATCATGTGGAACAGACTGCTGGCGGTCGTCGAAGAGCAGGCGCAGACGCTGCTGCGAACTGCGTTCAGTACGATTGTGCGCGAGTCAGGAGACCTCTCGGCAGGCGTATTTGATCTTCAAGGACGCATGCTGGCGCAGGCTGTGACGGGTACCCCTGGCCACGTCAACTCAATGGCCGAATCGGTTGGCCACTTCCTCAAGGCGTTCCCCGCAGATAGCATGAAGGCAGGGGACGTATATTGTACGAACGATCCATGGAAGGGAACGGGCCACCTGAATGATCTCGTGGTGGTGACGCCAGCCTTCCACGACGGCACCTTAGTCGCATTGTTCGCGTCGACAAGCCATCTGATGGACATTGGGGGAATCGGGACGGTTCCAGACGGGACAGATGTCTTCATGGAAGGGCTTGCAGTGCCATTCATGAAGCTTTTTGACGCGGGTGTGCTCAACGAGACGTTGATGGCTATTTTCAAAGCCAACACACGTACACCGGTCGACACGGAGGGAGATATCTATTCCCTTGTGAATTGCAATGCAATCGGTGCGCGGCGGCTTTCGGACATGATGCGGGAGTTCAACCTGGACAGCCTTGACGAACTCGGCCGACATATTCTCGAAAGCTCGCGTGCCGCGGTGCTGGCCGCAGTCAAGGAGCTGCCGAAGGGGTCATGGACAAGCTCCATGACGATCGACGGGTACAGCGAGCCTGTTACGTTGACTGCGAGGACGACGATCACGGAATCGGGAATTGCTGTTGACTTTGCCGGCTCCTCGCCAGCATCGGGAAAGGGCATCAACTGCCCGATGTCCTATACCAAAGCTTATGCAATTTTTGGACTGTCTTGCGCGGTTGCGCCGCATATACCTAACAACGCGGGCTCACTATCCTTGTTTGACGTAGTTGCGCCAGAAGGTTCTATTGTTAATGCGCTGAAACCTTCACCCGTAGCGTCACGGCACATTGTTGGCCAGATGCTTCCTGATGTCGTGTTCGGCTGTTTGCACCAGGCGATTCCCGACCGCGTTCCCGCTGAAGGAACATCGTGCATTTACCTTATGACTTTCCGTGGACGCGACGGCGGTAGCAACGGCGCTTTCGCCAGTAGCATTGTGACAAACGGTGGCGTCGGCGCGCGTCCGGGTAAAGACGGGCTAAGTGCGACTGCGTACCCAAGCGGCGTTAAAGGCACGCCGATCGAGATTGTGGAAACCACGACGCCGTTGATGTTCTGGAAGAAAGAGCTGCGACCCGGTTCCGGGGGGGCAGGTCAATGGCGCGGCGGTAACGGCCTCGATATCGAAATCGAGAATATTTCTTCCAGCCCTATAGAACTTCTGGCTGCTTTTGACCGGATAGAACATCCTCCTCGTGGCCGTAACGAAGGTCAGGACGGTGCAAGCGGATACCTTGGCATGCGTGACTCTGACAGGGTGATGGCAGGAAAGGGAACGCAGGTCATCCAGCCCGGCGAGGTTATTCAATTACGCACGCCGGGTGGCGGGGGCATTGGAAACCCGAAGTTGCGGGACAAAACCGCAGAACGGCTCGACGTTGAAAACGATCTCGTGATCCGGTAG